In Actinomycetota bacterium, the following proteins share a genomic window:
- a CDS encoding DUF3566 domain-containing protein codes for MPTLVKRIGAWSVFKFSVVAYLIFFLIFFIFVVLGYLVVLSTGMLGAEGREAMEALQAAGISGGIALVVFFFMGIFFCIFNAVFNAIVALIYNLTAMITGGIALNLEEKTKIEEVRK; via the coding sequence TTGCCCACGCTCGTAAAAAGGATCGGAGCCTGGTCGGTTTTTAAATTCAGTGTAGTTGCCTACCTCATATTTTTCCTGATATTCTTCATCTTTGTCGTCCTTGGTTACCTTGTGGTTTTGAGCACGGGCATGCTCGGCGCTGAGGGAAGGGAAGCCATGGAAGCTCTTCAGGCCGCGGGCATAAGCGGTGGGATAGCTTTGGTCGTCTTCTTCTTTATGGGGATATTCTTTTGCATTTTCAACGCCGTCTTCAATGCCATCGTAGCTTTAATTTATAATCTCACAGCCATGATAACCGGGGGCATCGCGCTCAACCTCGAGGAGAAAACTAAGATTGAGGAAGTGAGGAAGTGA
- a CDS encoding DUF4870 domain-containing protein, with translation MQEIPTPPERPKSSTGIEPNVARLLCYLLTWLTGLIFYLIEKENKDVRFHAMQAILFGVAIIVVGIAIAILGEILTYIPIIGAIIYMLLGAAYSIGVFALWIILMIKAYQGGRYKLPVLGDMAEKYV, from the coding sequence ATGCAAGAAATACCAACTCCCCCCGAGCGTCCAAAATCCAGTACTGGGATAGAGCCAAATGTAGCCAGACTTCTTTGCTATCTTTTGACCTGGCTTACTGGGCTTATTTTCTATCTGATTGAGAAGGAAAATAAGGATGTCCGATTCCATGCCATGCAAGCTATTCTTTTCGGAGTAGCTATAATCGTGGTTGGGATCGCTATCGCCATCTTGGGAGAGATTCTAACCTATATTCCCATCATCGGCGCGATAATCTATATGCTACTTGGGGCGGCTTATAGCATTGGCGTTTTTGCTCTGTGGATTATTTTGATGATCAAAGCTTATCAAGGGGGAAGGTATAAGCTTCCAGTCCTGGGCGATATGGCAGAGAAATATGTTTAA